One window of Gloeocapsa sp. PCC 73106 genomic DNA carries:
- a CDS encoding DUF3172 domain-containing protein, producing MKRSSRYSDPRVPSPRSTPSSNSPFKLTIATIAILGVVFLMGIGAGIGFSSTASFSPENVASREVIDRSAPNPELCVQFGASAIVTDMRIFLTLNPFNVFVTQPVMTPGCVLRRNNWTILEQQSLVTPEQVRNCKNRMNTFGYTGNLEESPAIDCIYQNKAAGNFFLNRPGAVTSIPETNKF from the coding sequence ATGAAACGTAGTTCTAGATATTCAGATCCGCGTGTCCCATCACCCCGTTCTACACCATCTTCTAATTCCCCTTTTAAATTAACTATCGCTACGATCGCTATTTTAGGTGTGGTTTTTCTCATGGGTATCGGTGCGGGGATTGGTTTTAGTTCTACAGCTTCTTTTAGCCCTGAAAACGTCGCTTCTCGGGAAGTTATCGATCGCAGCGCTCCTAATCCTGAACTCTGTGTCCAGTTCGGCGCTAGTGCGATTGTTACCGATATGCGTATCTTTCTGACTCTTAACCCCTTTAATGTGTTCGTTACTCAACCGGTGATGACTCCAGGTTGTGTATTACGGCGTAATAACTGGACTATCTTAGAACAACAAAGCTTGGTTACCCCCGAACAAGTACGTAATTGCAAGAACCGTATGAATACTTTTGGCTATACGGGGAATTTAGAAGAATCTCCTGCGATTGATTGTATCTATCAAAATAAAGCCGCGGGTAATTTCTTCCTGAATCGCCCTGGTGCGGTAACTTCAATTCCCGAGACGAATAAATTTTAA
- a CDS encoding FHA domain-containing protein has translation MLKITVINIKSPQDSYETELKVNNNQSQEFWIGRASDCTIQFNNLEVSRYHGKIIFDQGSYYFTDEKSTMGSWLNNKKVNVKQKYPLKTGDNLNIANCFMLAISDYDITTQPTRIDTRSRNLPDNSVDPYTPESNPIFNETLQRYFPNSIPMHAYIQITYDALEAYGFEHKNTMGMTTLCRDEITEPFLTEVIRRWGASFNCSSLAGFVMMGKTALAAATDHVPIVDGKRRFAFYAMPHIAISKDGEIGKVYRYGIKKVSHACGALEAIAKELLSGRLKLEMDMQDVEQTIVRQKILSHIYYGDKPDLIEMTKLAAQIIAKDTQNLLSAVDTSIFKYAVMTGIQIHGPMDTTWISPQEFYVVDRDIPENKKDLFVFEDKSTNV, from the coding sequence ATGCTAAAAATCACGGTAATTAATATTAAATCCCCTCAAGATTCCTATGAAACAGAATTAAAAGTCAACAATAATCAGAGTCAAGAATTCTGGATCGGTAGAGCATCAGATTGCACTATTCAATTCAATAATTTAGAAGTCAGTCGCTACCACGGCAAAATTATCTTTGATCAAGGTAGTTATTATTTTACTGATGAGAAAAGTACAATGGGATCTTGGCTCAATAATAAAAAAGTTAATGTCAAACAAAAGTATCCTTTAAAAACTGGAGATAATCTTAATATTGCTAACTGCTTTATGCTGGCAATTTCAGATTATGACATCACTACGCAACCGACAAGAATTGATACAAGAAGTAGGAATCTGCCTGACAATTCCGTTGATCCCTACACACCGGAATCAAACCCCATCTTTAATGAAACTTTACAGAGGTACTTTCCCAACTCTATTCCTATGCATGCTTACATACAAATCACCTATGATGCTTTAGAGGCTTATGGATTTGAGCATAAAAATACGATGGGAATGACCACCTTGTGCAGAGACGAAATTACTGAACCATTCCTAACTGAAGTGATCCGTCGGTGGGGTGCATCCTTTAATTGCTCAAGCTTAGCAGGGTTTGTGATGATGGGTAAAACAGCATTAGCTGCGGCGACTGACCATGTGCCGATTGTGGATGGTAAACGGCGGTTTGCCTTTTACGCCATGCCTCACATTGCTATTTCCAAAGATGGGGAAATAGGTAAGGTCTATCGCTACGGTATTAAAAAAGTATCTCATGCTTGTGGAGCCTTAGAGGCGATCGCTAAAGAACTTCTGTCGGGACGGCTTAAACTAGAAATGGATATGCAAGATGTTGAACAAACGATCGTTCGTCAAAAGATTCTTTCCCACATTTACTATGGGGACAAACCTGACCTGATAGAGATGACAAAATTGGCAGCCCAAATTATTGCTAAAGATACTCAAAATCTGCTTAGCGCAGTAGATACATCGATATTCAAATACGCTGTCATGACTGGAATCCAGATCCACGGTCCGATGGATACAACCTGGATTAGTCCTCAGGAGTTTTATGTTGTTGACAGGGACATTCCTGAAAATAAAAAAGACCTCTTTGTATTTGAAGATAAGAGTACTAACGTTTAA